One Clarias gariepinus isolate MV-2021 ecotype Netherlands chromosome 5, CGAR_prim_01v2, whole genome shotgun sequence genomic region harbors:
- the LOC128524188 gene encoding bile salt export pump-like, translating to MKKTNHSTDQQYTEIPHDIKDTKNGIGGDQQEEKALDVGFFQLFRFATWLDIVMMIVGGLCAIVHGAAYPLMLLVYSVMTNTFIAHELKIQELADPKKRNGTVMELLDNNTVVCGVDIGAQMTIFAYYYVGIGVGVLILSYFQIALWVSSAARQTQRMRKTYFRKIMSMEIGWFDCNSVGELNTRISDDVNKVNNAMADQMAMFIEKISTFIFGFLVGFIGGWKLTLVMTAVSPLIGLAAGLITMAVAKLTGRELQAYAKAGAIADEVLSAIRTVFAFGGEEKEIERYDKNLEEAQTWGVKKGIIIGIFHGFLWCIIFLSYALAFWYGSKLIIDTKELTPGTLIQVFVGVLMGAASLGQAFPSLEAFASGCAAAKSIFETIDRVPKIDCFSEEGHKLESVKGDIEFHNVQFNYISRPEVKILVDFNLLVKAGETTAFVGPSGSGKSTAVQLIQRFYDPQKGMVTLDGHDLRSLNIQWLRSLIGIVEQEPVLFATTIAENIRYGRPGVSMEEIIQASKEANAYNFIMDLPQNFDTLVGEGGGQMSGGQKQRIAIARALVRNPKILLLDMATSALDNESEAIVQEALDKARVGRTTITIAHRLSTIRNADVIVGFEHGRAVERGTHKELMDRQGVYFTLVTLQEQGRINSVTDETGNLEDDRIEQTTGFSRGGYQASLRRSLRKKLWSQTSNHLIDAISGEIKFDSENLEMTALSDTKNIDDEEEITESAPVARILKYNQPEWPYMVLGSFAAALNGSVNPMYALLFSEIIGTFAIRDLDEQKKQINLICVLFVAVGSMSFFLQFLEEYAFAKSGEQLTRRLRKMGFQAMLRQEIGWFDDPTNSPGVLSTRLATDASMVQGATGIQIGVIVNSLTNIGTSFIIAFYFSWKLGLVVTCFLPLIALSGVIQAKMLIGFTHEDKKAMEVAGQVANEAMVNIRTIAGLAKEKKFLALYEQQLYAPYKTAKKKANIYAICFAFAQCVIFMAYAASFRYGGYLVNFEGLHYVVVFRVITALVISGTALGRTFSFTPDYAKAKIAAAQFFKLIDRIPKISCQEEGKRWDNFIGRIEFKDCRFTYPSRPNIQVLRGLEIEVSPGQTLALVGSSGCGKSTSVQILERFYDPDDGQVLIDGHPSHEINVQFLRSQIGVVSQEPVLFDRTIAENIQYGANTQSITMDEIIVASKKAYLHDFVMNLPDKYETRVGAHGSQLSRGEKQRIAIARAIIRNPKILLLDEATSALDTESEKTVQAALDEARCGRTCIVIAHRLSTIQNADIIAVMSQGIIVEKGTHEELMAKIGAYHKLVTTGAPIS from the exons ATGAAGAAAACTAATCACAGCACAGATCAGCAATATACGGAAATACCCCATGATATTAAAG ACACCAAAAATGG AATTGGTGGTGACCAACAAGAAGAGAAAGCCCTGGATGTTGGCTTTTTCCAACTGTTTCGCTTTGCTACATGGCTAGATATTGTGATGATGATAGTTGGAGGGTTGTGTGCGATTGTCCATGGTGCTGCCTATCCCCTCATGCTGCTAGTCTACAGCGTAATGACTAACACCTTTATAGCCCATGAGCTAAAGATTCAGGAACTAGCTGATCCCAAGAAAAGAAATGGGACAGTGATGGAGCTGCTGGATAATAACACTGTGGTTTGTGG TGTAGATATTGGGGCACAGATGACCatttttgcttattattatgTGGGCATTGGAGTGGGTGTTCTAATTCTTAGTTATTTTCAG ATTGctctgtgggtttcctcagCTGCAAGGCAGACACAAAGAATGCGAAAAACATACTTCAGGAAAATCATGAGCATGGAAATTGGATGGTTTGACTGTAATTCTGTGGGAGAGCTGAACACAAGAATATCTGa TGATGTTAACAAAGTCAACAATGCAATGGCAGATCAAATGGCCATGTTTATTGAGAAGATTTCTACCTTTATCTTTGGTTTTCTGGTGGGCTTTATTGGAGGATGGAAGCTGACACTGGTGATGACTGCAGTGAGCCCTCTGATCGGACTGGCAGCAGGACTCATCACCATG GCAGTTGCTAAGTTGACAGGTCGTGAGTTGCAAGCCTATGCTAAAGCAGGCGCTATAGCTGATGAAGTCCTCTCTGCCATCAGAACAGTTTTTGCATTCGGTGGAGAGGAAAAGGAGATAGAAAG ATATGACAAGAACCTTGAGGAGGCTCAAACCTGGGGAGTGAAAAAAGGAATAATCATCGGTATATTTCATGGGTTTCTGTGGTGCATCATCTTCCTCAGTTATGCTCTTGCATTCTGGTATGGATCCAAACTTATCATTGATACTAAGGAGCTCACACCTGGAACCCTCATTCAG GTGTTTGTTGGAGTGCTTATGGGAGCTGCAAGCCTGGGCCAAGCCTTTCCTTCTCTAGAAGCCTTTGCTTCTGGTTGTGCTGCTGCCAAGAGTATATTTGAAACAATTGATAGg GTCCCCAAAATTGATTGTTTTTCAGAAGAAGGGCACAAGTTAGAGAGTGTGAAAGGTGACATTGAATTCCACAATGTTCAGTTCAATTATATCTCCAGACCTGAAGTGAAG ATTTTAGTTGATTTCAACTTACTGGTTAAAGCTGGGGAGACGACAGCATTTGTTGGACCTAGTGGATCTGGAAAAAGTACAGCAGTACAACTTATTCAGAGATTCTATGATCCTCAAAAAGGAATG GTCACCCTGGATGGCCATGATCTTCGAAGTCTGAATATCCAGTGGCTGCGTTCATTGATAGGCATTGTAGAGCAGGAACCAGTTCTCTTTGCCACAACTATAGCAGAGAACATCCGTTACGGCCGACCAGGAGTCAGCATGGAGGAGATTATACAGGCTTCTAAAGAAGCGAATGCTTATAACTTTATTATGGACCTTCCACAG AATTTTGATACACTGGTTGGAGAGGGTGGAGGTCAGATGAGCGGTGGGCAGAAGCAGAGGATTGCTATTGCTCGAGCTCTGGTCAGAAACCCCAAAATCCTTTTGCTGGACATGGCAACCTCAGCCCTGGACAATGAGAGTGAAGCTATAGTGCAGGAGGCACTAGACAAG GCCCGTGTTGGCAGAACTACCATCACTATCGCTCATCGTCTGTCTACAATCCGTAATGCTGATGTGATTGTGGGTTTTGAACATGGTCGTGCAGTGGAGAGGGGCACACACAAAGAATTAATGGATAGACAGGGAGTCTATTTCACTCTTGTTACACTTCAGGAGCAAGGACGCATTAATTCGGTAACAGATGAAA ctgGCAATCTTGAAGATGATAGGATTGAGCAGACAACAGGTTTCAGCAGAGGAGGCTATCAGGCAAGTTTAAG ACGATCCTTGCGAAAGAAGCTATGGTCTCAAACGTCAAACCACTTGATTGATGCTATATCTGgggaaataaaatttgattctGAAAACCTTGAAATGACAGCACTTAGCGACACTAAG aACATTGATGATGAGGAAGAGATAACCGAATCAGCACCAGTGGCTCGAATTCTAAAGTACAACCAGCCAGAATGGCCATATATGGTGCTTGGCTCTTTTGCAGCAGCCTTAAATGGATCTGTTAATCCCATGTATGCCCTCTTATTCAGCGAAATCATAGGG acgtTTGCTATCAGAGACCTGGATGAACAAAAAAAGCAGATTAACTTGATTTGTGTACTATTTGTTGCTGTCGGAAGTATGAGTTTCTTCTTACAGTTTCTAGAA GAGTATGCATTTGCTAAATCTGGTGAGCAACTTACTCGAAGGCTAAGGAAGATGGGTTTTCAGGCTATGCTCAGACAGGAAATTGGATGGTTTGATGATCCTACCAACAGCCCTGGAGTTCTTAGCACTAGACTGGCTACTGATGCATCCATGGTGCAAGGG GCTACTGGGATTCAGATTGGCGTGATAGTGAACTCTCTAACAAATATTGGAACCTCATTTATCATTGCATTCTACTTCAGCTGGAAGCTAGGCTTGGTTGTAACATGCTTCCTTCCTCTTATTGCCCTCTCTGGTGTCATACAAGCTAAAATGCTAATTGGTTTCACTCATGAAGATAAGAAAGCAATGGAGGTAGCAGGACAG GTTGCTAATGAAGCTATGGTCAACATCAGGACAATCGCAGGCCTGGCTAAGGAGAAAAAGTTTTTGGCTCTATATGAACAGCAGCTGTATGCACCCTACAAAACAGCCAAGAAGAAGGCTAACATCTATGCCATCTGCTTTGCCTTTGCCCAATGTGTTATCTTCATGGCATATGCAGCCTCATTTAGATATGGTGGCTATTTAGTTAATTTTGAGGGCCTGCACTATGTGGTTGTTTTCAG AGTAATCACTGCCCTTGTAATCAGTGGTACAGCACTTGGAAGAACTTTCTCTTTCACTCCAGACTATGCCAAAGCTAAGATTGCTGCTGCACAGTTCTTTAAATTGATTGACAGAATTCCTAAAATTAGCTGTCAGGAAGAGGGGAAAAGATGG GATAATTTTATAGGTAGAATTGAGTTCAAAGACTGCAGGTTTACCTATCCAAGCCGGCCTAACATCCAGGTGCTGAGGGGACTGGAGATAGAAGTGAGCCCTGGCCAAACTCTTGCTCTTGTAGGCAGTAGCGGTTGTGGCAAGAGCACAAGTGTTCAGATCCTGGAAAGATTTTATGACCCAGATGATGGTCAAGTG CTAATAGATGGACACCCATCCCATGAAATTAATGTACAGTTCCTCAGGTCACAGATAGGAGTTGTATCTCAGGAGCCTGTGCTTTTTGATCGCACAATAGCAGAGAACATTCAATATGGAGCTAACACACAATCCATCACCATGGATGAGATCATAGTGGCTTCCAAGAAGGCttatctgcatgattttgtaATGAATCTACCTGAT AAATACGAGACAAGAGTTGGAGCACATGGTTCACAGCTGTCTAGAGGGGAAAAACAGCGTATTGCAATAGCTCGTGCCATAATCAGAAACCCCAAAATCCTTCTGTTGGATGAGGCTACCTCTGCCCTAGACACAGAAAGTGAGAAG acagTTCAGGCGGCGTTGGATGAAGCTCGATGTGGCCGCACCTGCATTGTTATTGCACACAGACTCTCCACCATTCAAAATGCTGATATTATTGCAGTGATGTCTCAAGGCATTATAGTTGAGAAAGGCACACATGAAGAGCTAATGGCTAAGATAGGAGCCTATCACAAGCTGGTTACTACAGGTGCACCTATAAGTTAA